A section of the Alligator mississippiensis isolate rAllMis1 chromosome 8, rAllMis1, whole genome shotgun sequence genome encodes:
- the C8H19orf67 gene encoding UPF0575 protein C19orf67 homolog isoform X1 — protein MGTPLGVGALPGPSPAGGDGPGAAGQGWVSPGGSGSPPPTLDELLTPLSQKLQYLLRKVEDFQSHLLYSRDRMRQEQFARAVPTLLRLCQPYFHCLEAAARSPACPLGPAPDAVRTRLLEMSEQLAARLEQLVLMYASFRFVSLEDTDPASVSCFFCGRFWLGPGQAVSIFRYCLPAPYTARPGRLYKRMRWNVDSADPPPGSGSAGRRRPPCTDYYFLCCQDAGSGPQLWAIGRWVPLEPDAERSNDVLHWVLCTQPVGDFKPLLSLGVEEPSHTTATNLLVQLLSACPGPGPQSP, from the exons ATGGGCACCCCTCTGGGCGTCGGCGCCCTGCCAGGGCCCAGCCCGGCCGGCGGGGACGGCCCGGGGGccgcggggcagggctgggtatcCCCGGGGGGCAGCGGGTCGCCCCCGCCCACCCTGGACGAGCTGCTGACACCACTGAGCCAGAAGCTGCAGTACCTGCTGCGCAAGGTGGAGGATTTCCAGAGCCACCTGCTCTACAG CAGGGACAGGATGCGGCAGGAGCAGTTCGCCCGGGCGGTGCCCACGCTGTTGCGGCTTTGCCAGCCCTACTTCCACTGCCTAGAGGCCGCGGCCCGCAGCCCCGCCTGCCCGCTGGGGCCAGCCCCCGACGCCGTGCGCACGCGG CTGCTGGAGATGTCGGAGCAGCTGGCGGCGCGGCTGGAGCAGTTGGTGCTGATGTACGCGTCCTTCCGCTTCGTGTCGCTGGAGGACACCGACCCCgccag CGTGTCCTGCTTCTTCTGCGGGCGGTTCTGGCTGGGCCCGGGCCAGGCCGTCTCCATCTTCCGCTACTGCCTCCCGGCGCCCTacacggcccggcccggccgcctcTACAAACGCATGCGCTGGAACGTAGACAGCGCCGACCCCCCTCCTGGATCGGGGTCAgccggccgccgccgcccgccctgCACCGACTA CTACTTCCTGTGCTGTCAGGACGCGGGGTCGGGCCCGCAGCTCTGGGCCATCGGGCGCTGGGTGCCCCTGGAGCCTGACGCCGAGCGCAGTAACGACGTCCTGCACTG GGTGCTGTGCACGCAGCCTGTCGGCGACTTCAAaccgctgctgagcctgggcgTGGAGGAGCCGTCGCACACGACGGCCACCAacctcctggtgcagctgctcagcgcctgcccggggccggggccgcagTCCCCCTGA
- the C8H19orf67 gene encoding UPF0575 protein C19orf67 homolog isoform X2, giving the protein MGTPLGVGALPGPSPAGGDGPGAAGQGWVSPGGSGSPPPTLDELLTPLSQKLQYLLRKVEDFQSHLLYRDRMRQEQFARAVPTLLRLCQPYFHCLEAAARSPACPLGPAPDAVRTRLLEMSEQLAARLEQLVLMYASFRFVSLEDTDPASVSCFFCGRFWLGPGQAVSIFRYCLPAPYTARPGRLYKRMRWNVDSADPPPGSGSAGRRRPPCTDYYFLCCQDAGSGPQLWAIGRWVPLEPDAERSNDVLHWVLCTQPVGDFKPLLSLGVEEPSHTTATNLLVQLLSACPGPGPQSP; this is encoded by the exons ATGGGCACCCCTCTGGGCGTCGGCGCCCTGCCAGGGCCCAGCCCGGCCGGCGGGGACGGCCCGGGGGccgcggggcagggctgggtatcCCCGGGGGGCAGCGGGTCGCCCCCGCCCACCCTGGACGAGCTGCTGACACCACTGAGCCAGAAGCTGCAGTACCTGCTGCGCAAGGTGGAGGATTTCCAGAGCCACCTGCTCTACAG GGACAGGATGCGGCAGGAGCAGTTCGCCCGGGCGGTGCCCACGCTGTTGCGGCTTTGCCAGCCCTACTTCCACTGCCTAGAGGCCGCGGCCCGCAGCCCCGCCTGCCCGCTGGGGCCAGCCCCCGACGCCGTGCGCACGCGG CTGCTGGAGATGTCGGAGCAGCTGGCGGCGCGGCTGGAGCAGTTGGTGCTGATGTACGCGTCCTTCCGCTTCGTGTCGCTGGAGGACACCGACCCCgccag CGTGTCCTGCTTCTTCTGCGGGCGGTTCTGGCTGGGCCCGGGCCAGGCCGTCTCCATCTTCCGCTACTGCCTCCCGGCGCCCTacacggcccggcccggccgcctcTACAAACGCATGCGCTGGAACGTAGACAGCGCCGACCCCCCTCCTGGATCGGGGTCAgccggccgccgccgcccgccctgCACCGACTA CTACTTCCTGTGCTGTCAGGACGCGGGGTCGGGCCCGCAGCTCTGGGCCATCGGGCGCTGGGTGCCCCTGGAGCCTGACGCCGAGCGCAGTAACGACGTCCTGCACTG GGTGCTGTGCACGCAGCCTGTCGGCGACTTCAAaccgctgctgagcctgggcgTGGAGGAGCCGTCGCACACGACGGCCACCAacctcctggtgcagctgctcagcgcctgcccggggccggggccgcagTCCCCCTGA
- the PTGER1 gene encoding prostaglandin E2 receptor EP1 subtype isoform X2, with protein MFASHPSNATPMGPGNPVTPPLALGNISLQPLPPPAASPTLPVFSMTLGVASNLLALAILVQAYTHLRRRSKAIFLLFASSLVLTDLAGHVVPGAFVLRLYATRQGWASLDPSGGLCQFFGAAMVFFGLCPLFLGCLMAAERCVGVTRPLLHAHLVTAGRARLALLSLWASALGIALLPFVMGLGAYGIQEPGTWCFLRVGSITGGHQGDVAFALLFAMLGLASLLAALICNSLSGAVLLRGRGRRRVQRRAQGHDVEMVAQLMGIMVVSCVCWSPLLVVVALTAGLGWPETPGRLLFLGVRLASWNQILDPWVYILLRRAVLRKLGRLLCPGHKGTTLDRWEPSSFRSSERSTHGRS; from the exons ATGTTTGCTAGCCACCCATCCAATGCCACCCCCATGGGGCCGGGGAACCCAGTCAcacctcccctggccctgggcaacatatcgctgcagccactgcccccgCCGGCAGCCTCACCTACCCTGCCAGTCTTCTCCATGACCCTAGGTGTCGCCTCCAAtctgctggccctggccatcCTGGTGCAGGCCTACACCCATCTGCGGCGCCGTTCCAAGGCCATTTTCCTCCTCTTCGCCAGCAGCCTAGTGTTGACGGACCTGGCCGGGCatgtggtgcctggtgccttCGTGCTGCGGCTTTACGCCACacgccagggctgggccagcctgGACCCctcaggggggctgtgccagttcTTCGGTGCTGCCATGGTCTTCTTTGGCCTGTGCCCGCTcttcctgggctgcctcatgGCAGCTGAGAGATGTGTGGGGGTCACGCGGCCCCTGCTCCATGCCCACCTGGTCACAGCTGGCCGGGCCCGCCTGGCCCTCCTGAGCCTGTGGGCCTCAGCACTGGGCATCGCCCTGCTGCCCTTCGTCATGGGCCTGGGCGCCTACGGCATCCAGGAGCCAGGCACCTGGTGCTTCCTGCGGGTGGGCAGTATCACCGGGGGGCATCAGGGCGATGTGGCCTTTGCCTTGCTCTTTGCCATGCTGGGCCTGGCTTCACTGTTGGCCGCCCTGATCTGCAACAGCTTAAGTGGTGCTGTGCtgctgcggggccggggccggcggcggGTGCAGCGCCGGGCGCAGGGCCACGACGTGGAGATGGTGGCCCAGCTGATGGGCATCATGGTGGTGTCCTGCGTCTGCTGGAGCCCCCTGCTG gtggtggtggcgttgacggcggggctgggctggccggAGACCCCTGGGCGCCTGCTGTTCCTGGGTGTGCGCCTGGCGTCCTGGAACCAGATCCTGGACCCCTGGGTCTACATCCTGCTGCGGCGCGCAGTGCTACGCAAGCTGGGCCGGCTCCTGTGTCCGGGCCACAAAGGCACCACTCTGGACCGCTGGGAGCCCAGCTCCTTCCGCAGCTCGGAGCGCAGCACCCATGGCCGGTCCTGA
- the PTGER1 gene encoding prostaglandin E2 receptor EP1 subtype isoform X1, with protein MFASHPSNATPMGPGNPVTPPLALGNISLQPLPPPAASPTLPVFSMTLGVASNLLALAILVQAYTHLRRRSKAIFLLFASSLVLTDLAGHVVPGAFVLRLYATRQGWASLDPSGGLCQFFGAAMVFFGLCPLFLGCLMAAERCVGVTRPLLHAHLVTAGRARLALLSLWASALGIALLPFVMGLGAYGIQEPGTWCFLRVGSITGGHQGDVAFALLFAMLGLASLLAALICNSLSGAVLLRGRGRRRVQRRAQGHDVEMVAQLMGIMVVSCVCWSPLLVSVRAAIGVGSWWGAGAGLVPLAGEGQARARGLGGMRGMLGHIGAREWEWGWDWCAGGRWGNEWEGVLGAKKEVSGAQRREGWHSVVVSVGKGQAGGAGWDVDGTAGSSEPWW; from the coding sequence ATGTTTGCTAGCCACCCATCCAATGCCACCCCCATGGGGCCGGGGAACCCAGTCAcacctcccctggccctgggcaacatatcgctgcagccactgcccccgCCGGCAGCCTCACCTACCCTGCCAGTCTTCTCCATGACCCTAGGTGTCGCCTCCAAtctgctggccctggccatcCTGGTGCAGGCCTACACCCATCTGCGGCGCCGTTCCAAGGCCATTTTCCTCCTCTTCGCCAGCAGCCTAGTGTTGACGGACCTGGCCGGGCatgtggtgcctggtgccttCGTGCTGCGGCTTTACGCCACacgccagggctgggccagcctgGACCCctcaggggggctgtgccagttcTTCGGTGCTGCCATGGTCTTCTTTGGCCTGTGCCCGCTcttcctgggctgcctcatgGCAGCTGAGAGATGTGTGGGGGTCACGCGGCCCCTGCTCCATGCCCACCTGGTCACAGCTGGCCGGGCCCGCCTGGCCCTCCTGAGCCTGTGGGCCTCAGCACTGGGCATCGCCCTGCTGCCCTTCGTCATGGGCCTGGGCGCCTACGGCATCCAGGAGCCAGGCACCTGGTGCTTCCTGCGGGTGGGCAGTATCACCGGGGGGCATCAGGGCGATGTGGCCTTTGCCTTGCTCTTTGCCATGCTGGGCCTGGCTTCACTGTTGGCCGCCCTGATCTGCAACAGCTTAAGTGGTGCTGTGCtgctgcggggccggggccggcggcggGTGCAGCGCCGGGCGCAGGGCCACGACGTGGAGATGGTGGCCCAGCTGATGGGCATCATGGTGGTGTCCTGCGTCTGCTGGAGCCCCCTGCTGGTGAGTGTGAGGGCTGCAATTGGGGTGGGGAgttggtggggagcaggagcaggtctGGTGCCCCTAGCTGGtgagggccaggccagggccagaggtTTGGGAGGCATGAGAGGGATGTTAGGGCACATTGGGGCCCgtgagtgggagtgggggtgggactgGTGTGCTGGTGGCAGGTGGGGAAATGAATGGGAGGGAGTGCtgggggcaaaaaaagaggtGTCTGGGGCACAGCGCAGGGAGGGCTGGCACTCCGTGGTGGTGAGTGTTGGGAAGGGACAGGCTGGAGGTGCTGGGTGGGATGTGGATGGCACAGCAGGGTCTAGTGAGCCCTGGTGGTGA